In the Kitasatospora terrestris genome, one interval contains:
- a CDS encoding DUF3592 domain-containing protein, which translates to METPTALAGGVVLTLFGGALLLWCAVELRLRHRLRRHGIPATARVVADVDPYGMRPDEGFGTLDSSPLLAYTALDGAVAGGPLPGAAPAGGRLPGATPAAGAGAGGTERRRPVGGCELRAVEEGSGPSRSVLARPRGHTPLRRPLRLVPGALVQVAYDPRRPSRVVLAAHEDVPTVPADLFWSLLGIAALAGGATLLATVAR; encoded by the coding sequence ATGGAGACGCCGACGGCGCTGGCAGGCGGGGTGGTCCTGACCCTTTTCGGCGGCGCACTCCTGCTCTGGTGCGCCGTGGAACTGCGTCTTCGCCACCGGCTCCGCCGCCATGGCATTCCGGCCACCGCCCGGGTGGTCGCCGATGTCGATCCGTACGGCATGCGGCCCGACGAGGGCTTCGGCACGCTCGACAGTAGCCCGCTGCTGGCGTACACCGCGCTGGACGGCGCGGTGGCTGGAGGACCGCTGCCCGGTGCTGCCCCGGCCGGAGGGAGGTTGCCCGGCGCCACCCCGGCCGCCGGCGCGGGGGCCGGGGGCACCGAGCGGAGGCGGCCGGTCGGCGGGTGCGAGCTGCGGGCGGTCGAGGAGGGGTCGGGACCGAGCCGGTCGGTGCTGGCGCGGCCCCGCGGTCACACTCCGCTGCGGCGGCCGTTGCGGCTGGTGCCGGGCGCGCTGGTGCAGGTCGCGTACGATCCGCGTCGGCCGAGCCGGGTGGTGCTGGCCGCGCACGAGGACGTCCCGACCGTGCCGGCGGATCTGTTCTGGTCGCTGCTGGGCATCGCCGCGCTGGCGGGCGGGGCGACGCTGCTGGCCACGGTGGCCCGCTGA
- a CDS encoding cyclophilin-like fold protein, which yields MRIRILWPAGQATAELPSTPTAEALWAALPIASRANTWGEEVYFDTAINVEREPDAEQVVEPGTVAFWTDGDSLALPFGPTPVSRDGECRLASACNVLGTLDQDPQVLRTVRSGDSIRVERA from the coding sequence ATGCGGATACGCATCCTGTGGCCCGCCGGGCAGGCGACTGCCGAACTGCCGTCGACGCCCACCGCCGAGGCGCTCTGGGCAGCGCTGCCGATCGCCTCGCGCGCCAACACCTGGGGCGAAGAGGTCTACTTCGACACCGCGATCAACGTCGAGCGGGAGCCGGACGCCGAGCAGGTGGTCGAGCCCGGGACGGTCGCGTTCTGGACGGACGGCGACAGCCTGGCGCTGCCCTTCGGTCCCACACCCGTCTCGCGTGACGGTGAGTGCCGGCTCGCCAGCGCCTGCAACGTGCTCGGCACCCTGGACCAGGACCCGCAGGTGCTGCGGACGGTCCGCAGCGGCGACTCGATCAGGGTCGAGCGCGCCTGA
- the bldG gene encoding anti-sigma factor antagonist BldG has translation MDLSLSTRTVGDRTVVEVGGEIDVYTAPKLREQLVELVNEGNYHLVVDMEGVDFLDSTGLGVLVGGLKRVRAHEGSLRLVCNQECILKIFRITGLTKVFPIHNSVDEAVAATD, from the coding sequence GTGGACCTGTCCCTGTCGACCCGTACAGTCGGTGATCGCACGGTCGTCGAGGTTGGCGGCGAGATCGATGTGTACACCGCCCCCAAGCTGCGCGAGCAGCTTGTTGAGCTCGTCAACGAGGGCAATTACCACCTGGTTGTCGACATGGAGGGCGTTGACTTCCTCGACTCGACCGGTCTGGGCGTCCTGGTTGGCGGCCTGAAGCGGGTGCGTGCGCACGAGGGTTCGCTGCGCCTGGTCTGCAACCAGGAGTGCATCCTGAAGATCTTCCGGATCACCGGTCTGACCAAGGTGTTCCCGATCCACAACTCGGTGGACGAGGCCGTCGCGGCGACCGACTGA
- a CDS encoding ATP-binding protein, whose protein sequence is MATVELRFSALPEHVRTARLVAAAVARRAGVDESVLDEVRLAVGEACSRAVGLHRRSGSDGAVRVALIEQEKRFLIEVEDEAGLRGGSDGVSAVGAGGTAGGGDSGDDELGLAVITGLVEDVEVGKGSDGGVIRMSWPVSTATVEV, encoded by the coding sequence ATGGCAACCGTCGAACTTCGATTCAGCGCGCTTCCCGAGCACGTGCGCACCGCCCGGCTGGTGGCTGCCGCGGTGGCCAGACGCGCCGGGGTGGACGAGTCGGTGCTCGACGAGGTGCGGCTCGCCGTGGGCGAGGCGTGTTCCCGTGCGGTCGGTCTGCACCGGCGCAGTGGTTCGGACGGCGCTGTCCGGGTGGCGCTGATCGAGCAGGAGAAGCGTTTCCTCATCGAGGTCGAGGACGAGGCCGGCCTTCGGGGCGGGTCCGACGGCGTATCGGCTGTCGGCGCCGGCGGCACTGCCGGGGGCGGCGACAGCGGTGACGACGAGCTCGGGCTCGCGGTGATCACCGGGCTGGTGGAGGACGTCGAGGTCGGCAAGGGTTCCGACGGCGGCGTGATCCGGATGAGCTGGCCGGTGTCGACGGCCACCGTCGAGGTCTGA
- a CDS encoding small secreted protein, which translates to MNKRLLTVSALGALLAFGAVACSGDDSEQLNGWAKSVCDAAQDPTAKSRAALADSTKVIPGEAPADLQKRLSAGLATLGASSQQLADAVDKAGAPKVDDGAKLQQDAVGELRQAAQGYQEAQKKLDGLPTADQAKFADGLRSVGDQVQQLSQQSTQAMQKLQSGALGDAIKKQPGCKASAPAASGTGTGTGTGTGTGADASAGASAGAGPSPSAAQSGGAAPAASGSAKPSASASASG; encoded by the coding sequence GTGAACAAGCGACTGCTGACCGTCTCCGCGCTCGGAGCGCTGCTCGCGTTCGGCGCCGTTGCGTGCAGCGGCGACGACTCCGAGCAGCTGAACGGCTGGGCGAAGAGCGTCTGCGACGCGGCGCAGGACCCGACCGCCAAGTCCCGGGCGGCCCTCGCCGACAGCACCAAGGTGATACCGGGCGAGGCCCCGGCCGACCTGCAGAAGCGGCTCTCGGCCGGTCTCGCCACGCTCGGCGCGAGCAGCCAGCAGCTCGCCGACGCCGTGGACAAGGCCGGGGCGCCGAAGGTCGACGACGGCGCAAAGCTGCAGCAGGACGCCGTCGGCGAGCTGCGGCAGGCTGCTCAGGGCTACCAGGAGGCGCAGAAGAAGCTGGACGGGCTTCCCACCGCGGACCAGGCGAAGTTCGCCGACGGTCTGCGGAGTGTGGGTGACCAGGTGCAGCAGCTGTCGCAGCAGTCCACGCAGGCGATGCAGAAGCTGCAGAGCGGTGCGCTGGGTGACGCGATCAAGAAGCAGCCCGGCTGCAAGGCCAGCGCGCCGGCGGCGTCCGGGACCGGGACCGGGACCGGGACCGGGACCGGGACCGGGGCGGACGCGAGTGCCGGAGCCAGCGCCGGCGCAGGCCCGTCGCCGTCGGCTGCGCAGTCCGGCGGGGCGGCCCCGGCGGCCTCCGGTTCGGCGAAGCCGAGCGCGAGCGCCAGCGCCTCCGGCTGA
- a CDS encoding class I SAM-dependent methyltransferase: MTSSPVAPAPVLDSSRLAKLREALLAASFTADGCLDLLGPTAYAALARSEAVPALRATRGGSPLETLVLLFLLQQPVPYAAAAVALPVEDCLADGWLVRDGEQVRATVDVRPYANEVAGLPSADAWVVSDLGCAVGGAGGIGSGETAAGIARRDLVLGVGGASTTLANLTVRRPVREALDLGSGSGVQALHAARHAQRVTATDLNPRALHFTRLTLALSGFENTATAEGSLFEPVGDRRFDLIVSNPPFVISPAGRFTYRDGGMAGDELCRSVVRGAAAHLEPGGYCHLLANWQHVKGEDWQERLAGWVAGTGLDAWVVQREVQDAAQYAELWLRDGGDHRGPGSDYQDRYGEWLDTFEAAGVEGIGFGWITLRASGASDPTVRIEEWPHPVEQPLGPHIESWFARQDFLREHDDAGLLAARFVLADEVVQEQVGAPGAEDPEHVILRHNRGMRRATKVDTVGAGFVGVCDGTLAAGEIVDAIAQLLGEEKVVLRDRVPESLRLLTEQGFIEPAV, encoded by the coding sequence GTGACCAGTAGCCCCGTTGCCCCCGCTCCCGTTCTCGACTCCAGCCGGCTGGCGAAGCTGCGTGAGGCGCTGCTCGCCGCGTCGTTCACCGCTGACGGCTGCCTGGACCTGCTCGGTCCCACGGCGTACGCGGCGTTGGCGCGGAGCGAGGCGGTGCCGGCGCTCCGGGCGACCAGGGGTGGTTCGCCGTTGGAGACGCTGGTGCTGCTGTTCCTGCTGCAGCAGCCGGTGCCGTACGCGGCCGCCGCGGTGGCGCTGCCGGTCGAGGACTGCCTGGCCGACGGGTGGCTGGTGCGCGACGGCGAGCAGGTCCGGGCGACCGTGGACGTGCGGCCGTACGCCAACGAGGTGGCGGGGCTGCCGAGTGCGGATGCCTGGGTGGTGTCCGACCTGGGGTGTGCGGTGGGCGGGGCCGGCGGGATCGGTTCCGGGGAGACGGCGGCCGGGATCGCACGCCGCGACCTGGTGCTCGGCGTCGGCGGAGCCTCCACCACGCTGGCCAATCTGACGGTGCGCCGACCGGTGCGGGAGGCGCTGGACCTGGGCTCCGGGTCCGGTGTGCAGGCGCTGCACGCCGCTCGGCACGCCCAGCGGGTCACGGCCACCGACCTGAACCCGAGGGCCCTGCACTTCACCCGGCTGACGCTGGCGCTCTCCGGGTTCGAGAACACCGCGACGGCCGAGGGGAGCCTGTTCGAGCCGGTCGGGGACCGCCGGTTCGACCTGATCGTGTCGAACCCGCCGTTCGTGATCTCGCCCGCCGGGCGGTTCACCTACCGGGACGGCGGGATGGCCGGGGACGAGCTGTGCCGGTCGGTGGTCCGGGGCGCGGCCGCGCACCTGGAGCCGGGCGGGTACTGCCACCTGCTGGCGAACTGGCAGCACGTCAAGGGCGAGGACTGGCAGGAGCGGTTGGCCGGCTGGGTCGCCGGCACCGGCCTGGACGCCTGGGTGGTGCAGCGGGAGGTGCAGGACGCCGCTCAGTACGCGGAGCTGTGGCTGCGCGACGGCGGCGACCACCGCGGCCCCGGCTCCGACTACCAGGACCGCTACGGCGAGTGGCTGGACACCTTCGAGGCGGCGGGCGTGGAGGGCATCGGCTTCGGCTGGATCACCCTGCGGGCGAGCGGCGCCTCGGACCCGACGGTCCGGATCGAGGAGTGGCCGCACCCGGTCGAGCAGCCGCTCGGTCCGCACATCGAGAGCTGGTTCGCCCGCCAGGACTTCCTGCGCGAGCACGACGACGCGGGCCTGCTGGCGGCCCGGTTCGTGCTGGCGGACGAGGTGGTGCAGGAGCAGGTCGGCGCGCCCGGCGCGGAGGACCCCGAGCACGTGATCCTGCGTCACAACCGGGGCATGCGGCGGGCGACCAAGGTGGACACGGTCGGTGCCGGGTTCGTCGGCGTCTGCGACGGCACCCTGGCGGCCGGTGAGATCGTGGACGCGATCGCCCAGTTGCTCGGCGAGGAGAAGGTGGTGCTGCGCGACCGGGTTCCGGAGTCGCTGCGGCTGCTCACGGAGCAGGGCTTCATCGAGCCCGCGGTCTGA